The sequence GGACGGTTGATGACACTGTCGATGGTCCTGACGACGGTGTTGCCGACGACCCTCGTGGTGACGACGGTCGTGGGAACGACCTGGGTTGACACGCGAGATTGTGTGGACACGACGGTGCTAGTTACAACCTGTTCCTGTGTGCGCACTACCTGGGTGACCTGGCTGGTCGTGCTTGTGGCGTAGATTACCTGGCTGGAGGTTCTTGTCTGTGTTCGCAGCACGGGCGGCGGCTGCACGGTGGTGGCTCTGAACACGGTGGTCTGTACGACGTTCGTAGATTGCACGGTTCGTGGTGGTGGCTGGCTCTGCACGGTTGTTTGGACGTTAGACACGATGGTGCTGGTGACGACTACATCTCGCACCGGGGCTGTGACTGTGCTGGTTTCGACTATCTGTGAGCTCCTGGTAACTGTGGTGGCACGCACGGAGGTCTCGACCTGAGTCCTCACCACTTCCACGGGGCGGGTAACTTCTGACCTCACCGTGCTGTACCTCACACTCTGTACCTGCTGGGTACTGGTCACCGTAAACTGGACATTCCTTGTGATGGCGGGTCCGTTGACGGTGTTGATGATGGATCGCACGACCTCGCTTGTCTGCGTCTGCGTCAGGGCCTGCGTCCTCGTGTTCCCAACGGTGGCGACGTTAGTCCTGACGATGGTGGTGGAGCGGAACTGGGTGGAGACGACTCGGGAAGTGATGACCTGAGTGACTACGGAGCCGAATCCACCGCCTCCGGTCGTGCTAGACACGACCCTGGTggcggtggaggtggaagtgatgTCGATGCAGTTGTCTTCCTTCGGGGGCAGGTATCCCCCGAGGATCTCGTTGGCAGACGGCACCGGGATGTCGAAGGCATCTTGGAATCCTGCAGGCGGTCCCGCGAAGAGCTTATCGGCGTGGGCAGCGGCGACCACCAGCAGGAGCAGGACCAGCGAACGCATCTGCAAAAGGACACCAGTGAGGAACGTGGGCACACGGGGCAATGGGCGGGCCCCGGGACCCATGTACCTTCCTGGGGTCCCTCCATGCCCATGCCGCCCATACACGGGACCCAGCACCAGCCGGGTACCGTGAATGGGTGGCACGGGCGTCTGCAGGTTGGCCGTGAGACCAGGGGTCCGCCCATTATAGGATGATCGTTATAGGTCATGCCATGTGCCCTGGCGCGGGCGCATGCATCGTCGTGGGCGCGACCGATGAGGCCAATTGCACTCTCTCATAGACAGCATGCAGTGTAACAGTATAAGATGTAGTGCTCCTCTTCATAACGTCTAGCTAGCGAATGCAGTGATTCCTttgatttttcatgttatttcgCTAAAATGTACAGTTGTGCACGAATAGTAATCTGacatttttttccgtttattcTTTTTCATCCCTCCATTATTGCAACTTTATAACCTTATATTCGTACACTATCCCTTCCTTGACAGCATTTCGTTAGTGTGCATTCTTCTTGTCGTTAACACTTCCCTTTTGTCACTATCGGCCCATCTTTCGTCATGATaattcttacctttttttactctctctcttcctcccatggTATTTCCTCaactatcttcctcctcctctccctctccctctccctctttaccttgACGTACAAAGACGACGCCACAGCCTGGCGTGCCATTCgaaattttatttacaataaGAACTTCACATTTTGATTCTTACGACAACGTTTTCAGtgttcacccccctcccccgccaaaaaaaaaaaaaaaaaaatcttcgcttTACCAGCAAAAGACATGTCTGGTGTCTTTTACGACCGTCGATGAAAGTGAAGATGAGCCCTGCcataaaaatctatttatttagttaCCCAAAGAAGCAACAGAAAACGTGCTCTCCAACAGTGGAATGTAGTTGATGGCACAATCGCCGTAGCGAAGGTGGCGGTGATGCTTTTGTCTGCTGAATTTGGTTGTCGTGTGATGTTAACTACAAACTGCGACGATCATTACACGAGAGCTTCGATATGTGGTGAATGAGACATGGATTAATTAACCTTAGTGTCAATCAAATCACCGACAACCCTTGCAAAGTGCAATTTAAGAACAAGAAGACCAGACGTATCATGAAACGTTTACTGTTTCTTCTATAGTTGCACAGTGCCTGTCAGCGCTCGCCATTagcccctaacccccctccttcTACCTACTCCCCCCCCAGCCGCCCAaacttccccacccacccacacagacgCCAAAGTGCCTTTCTCTCATCCTTGACCCCTGCGAGAGTTTGTCTCGTTCCAtgacctcttcctctcctttctaatccttcctcccatcctttccccccacccccctccccccacgactTGCGAGCATGACTGGGCTACCTGAAAGCtgcttccctgttttttttttattgcttgtatTGTACATCATCACTGTCCAGATTTTCTTGTCTTTATCTCCTTCGtactttgtttcatttttagtACCCGTTTTAATACTGAActgtttcgcctctctctctctctatctatctatttatctatcagtctatctatctgtctatctatttatctgtctgtctatctatttatctctaccttcaggtatctcttcctctctctctctctctctctctctctctctctctctctctcttttatatatatattatatatataaatatatatatatacatatattttagtatatatacttgtatatacatatacatatcaatatacatatacatatcgatatacatatacatatatatatataatatattaaatatatatatatatatatatatatatatatatatatatatatatacataccttcctcctctctctctctctctctctctctctctctctctctctctctctctctctctctctctctctctctctctctctctctctctctctctctctctctctctctctctctctctctctctctacccacacacacacacacacacacacacacacacacacacacacacacacacacacacacacaccacacacacacacattctttctcgccgactcttctcctttctttccctgctCATGCAGAGCacgtatttcctctctctctctctctctctcttcctccccttcttccctccctcccttcctcactacccttttcctttctccttcccttccccctcctccctccctcctcttcccctctccctcacgccctccctccctccctccttccatctcaccCTTCTTGGTAGACGTTTGACCATGACCTCCCGAAATCTTTTTGAGGTCGTAGCCCCTCTTGTAGCCATCTCttagcatgtgcatatatatatatatatatatatatatatatatatatatatatatatatatatatatatatatatagagagagagagagagagagagagagagagagagaagagatatatatatatatatatatatatatatatatatatataatatatatatatatatatatatttacattatatacaatgtatgtatgtatatgtgtatatatatattgtgtgtgtgtgtgtgtgtgtgtgtgtgataatatatatatatatataatatatatatatatatatatatatatatatatatatatatatatatatatatatatatatatatatattaggtgtgtcaGAGCACGCGTATCTTGAAGAAAAGTGAAGGACCAAAGGGCAATTGAAAATGTAAGGCAGTGATAATGAAAACCATAACGGTAATAACAGCAtcattaacaacagtaatataaaAGATAGTTATCATggtaattacgatgataataataacacctaaGCCGAGCATCTTCAGTTTTCATGGTTTTCAGACTGACCTTCACATATCTGTCTTAAAGGTCGTGCTCTTTCATGCAGCGTCATGACAGAAACAGTTTACTTACGGTCAAACAGGATGTGAAGTTAACGTAAATcgtgtaaaagtaaaataataaatgaaagagcgatatatatatatatgtatatatatatatatatatatatatatatatatatatatatatatatatatatatatatatatataagtatgatggcAATAAAAAAGACCCACTAAGCAATAAAGAAAGACCCACTAAGCATGAAATGAGCAGATATGTCATGAAACATAtatttatcagagagagagaaaaaatcataataaggtCCTGTTTTTTGCTGGTGTTTTTGCCATACTAATTCCCGCAGCATTGCTTACTCAGCCCTTTGTGAAACACACAAAAGGATTTTGCGTTTTTTATCAGTAATGAACAGGAAGACTCGTGACAAAAGGGAGGGTGAAAGTAAACCCGCTTGTGCTTGTGAAAGGAGGCTTAATGAATTGaaagtagaaaggaagagaaagaattgcAAACAaagaagtgaaggggggggggaggagggcaacgTAAAGAAATTGAAAAGTAAGGGAAAGTCAGGGAGGTCggggatgagatagagagagggaataaaaaagaaaacgaaaaaagagaaagaaaaagcggagagagaaagagatacaaaaaGAAGATGGACTAGGAAAGGGATAGGATGAGAAACGAGAAAAACGGAGCCGTAGAAAAGCATAGATATTCGGGTGATTTCAACGCTGGCCGTAAGTAATAATCCAAAAGGGTTATACCCGTcttagaagagagatgaggaatcaCTTAATGAGCGAAGATTCAAAGCGACACAGATACCGCTGGGTTCACaacacatttccccctttttccctcgcgAGAAGAAGCTTACCGTTATTTCACGCAATTAACACTCACAGAACTACACACAGAATGAggcacacgcactctctctgtCGGTACAAACTTACCTTAGATATGAAAGTGTAAGCACTGACGAAGAGAACCAACCAACTGTGGGAATGAAGAAAACCGAAGGGCCTTATATACCACGGTGGTACGCAAGGGAGCGCCAGGCCAgggtaacggggggggggggggggaagtgagggggacgCGAGTTGAAGAGGCAAAGGAGGGTCGGGGTGcggggagggggacggaagggggtggggaagatgagaggggggttaggggagaggggagaggagacagagggagaacgaGACGGGGTAGGAGATGAaggggcggggtgaggggagaagacggggtggggtgaggggagagggtggcgCTCAAGATGGGCGGGATGAGTGTGTATAGGGGCGGAGGGAAGAAGCACCAGAGATGGCTTGCGATGTAACAAGGGGAttggtagggagagggaagggtgggggaggataaCGTATGGAGGTCGGCCACGAGCCTTACAAGGAAACGCCATAACGTCCGTCAAGTGTCTCATTTTTTCGCCTAATGTGTTATGTATGAAGATATCATTTACATGTCATGCAAAGAGAAAAGTTGATGCTGCCTAATTACCTTGTGCGCTGTATATATTTTCAACAAAGCTTTAATAATGAATTAAACtgtgtgtccatatgtgtgtgtttatagaaatatatatatatatatatatatatatatatatatatatatatatatatatatatatatatatatatatgcatatatatatatatatatatatatatatatatatatatataatatataaatatatatatatatctacatatatatatatatatatatatatatatatatatatatatatatatatatatatacatataggtatgtgtgtgtgtgtgtgtgtgttttatacacacacacacaacacaacacacacacacacaacacaacacaacacacacacacacacacacacacacacacacacacacacacacacacacacacacacacacacaggtatatatatatatatatatatatatatatatatatatatatatatatatatatatatatatatgtgtgtgtgtgtgtgtgtgtgtgtgtgtgtgtgtgtgtgtgtgtgtgtgtgtgtgtgtgtgtgtgtggtgtgtgtgtgtgtgtgtgtgtgtatgtgtgtgtgtgtgtgtgtgtgtacacgtatgtgtatgtgtacacacacataaataaatatatatatatatatatatatatatatatatatatatatatatatatatatatattcatttatttttatacttacatatacatacattcatatatatatatatatatataatatatatatatatatatatatatatatatatatatatatgtgtgtgtgtgtgtatattatatatatttatttatttatttacttatttatttatttatttatttatacagagagagagagagagagagagagagagagagagagagagagagagatagcaacacacacacacacacagacacacacacacacgcacgcgcacataccacacacacacacaacacacgcacacacaaacacacacacacacacacacacacacacacacatacacacacacatacacacacacacacacacacacacacacacacacacacacacacacatatatatatatatatatatatatatatatatatatatatatatatatatatacatatatatatatacttatatatatatatatatatatatatatatatatatatatatatagagaggagagagagagagagagagagagagagagagagagagagagagagagagagagagagagagagatttaattacacacacacacacacacacacacatatttacacacatacctacacaaacacatgcacggctatatctatctatctattgatctatctatctatctatctatctatctatctatctatctatctatctatctatatatatatatatatatatatatatatatatatatatatatatattgtgtgtgtgtgtgtgtgtgtgtgtgtgtgtgtgtgtgtgtgtgtgtgtgtgtgtgtgtgtgtgtgtgtttgtgtgtgtgtgtgtgtgtttacatatttatacgtatatattttttttcttctttatgtgccatcaccgatgttaGACGAACTACTTAGCGCCATGTTTCGcgttgtcgagctttgtcccaTCGAAGTGTTTGTTTATTGAAATTATCTCGGCCTCCCTCGAGCCTGCTTGCCTTCAATCCTACCGACCGATTCAGCTAAGGCTTTCTACTGTGCTTTTACGGactgcatgtccgaggaattgagttgtcgcgctcggatcaattctagaagctcgcgtccctgtgtcccatatatatatatatatatatatatatatatatatatatatatatatatatatatatatatatatatatatatatatatatatatatataaatatatatatatatatacatatatatatatatatatatatgggggacacggtggccgaatggttagaacgtcggactcaagactgtcacgacggcaatctgagttcgagggttcgagtcaccggccggcgcgttgtttcccttgggcaaggaacttcacctcgattgcctacctagccactgggtggccaagccagcccaagtcagggctggtcccaagcccggataaaatagagataatgattacctaaaaggtaacaccggcactctccgtggaaagggactggggaccctaccacgtaactcactccaagagcatcacaacatgaaaactacaattaagtatcatgctgtgaccacggcggctcagacatgaacctaccgttaaaagaagaagaagaagatatatatatatatatatatatatatatatatatatatatatatatatatatatatatatatatatatatataaatgaatatatatatatatatatatatatatatatgtatatatagtgtgtgtgtgtgtgtgtgtgtgtgtgtgtgtgtgtgtgtgtgtgtgtgtgtgtccgatatagatagataatatatatatatatatatatatatatatatatatatatatatatatatatatatatatatatagatttatttatttatttatttttatacatatacatatacatatacatatatatatatatatatatcattatatacatataatttttttttctttttttttaacagccatgcattccactgcaggaaatcggcctctctcaattcattactggaGAGGTTATAtgccagtgccacccttgcctgattggatacccttcctaatcaaccgcggtttgtgccacggtggtgacttcccctacgacgcatACGTTTgtcttctcaaggcgatatgtcgttttctaggtaggcaatcgaggtgaagttccttgcccaagggaacaacgcgtcggccggtgactagaaccctcgaactcggattgccatcggtcttgagtccgatcctctaaccactcggccactggagcctaatatatatatatatatattatatatatatatatatatatatatatatatatatatatatatatatatatatatatatgtgtgtgtgtgtgtgtgtgtgtgtgtgtgtgtgtgttgtatgtatatatatatagatatatatatatattatatatatatatatatatatatatgtatatatatatgtatatatatatatatatatatatatatatatatatatataaacagttgtgtgtgtgtgtgtgtgtgtgtgtgtgtgtgtgtgtgtgtgtgtgtatgtgtttgtgtttacgtgtgtgtgtatgtgtgtgctagtatttgtgtgtatgtgtgtttatgtgtgtgtgtgtgtgtgtttgggtgtttgtgtgtgtgtgtgtgtgtgtgtgtgtgtgtgtgtgtgtgtgtgtgtgtgtacatatatatattatatatatatatatatatatatatatatatatatatatatatatatatatatatacctgatacacatacacacacacacacacgcacacacacacacacacacacacacagcacacacatacaaaacgataatagatagatagatagtagatagatagatagatagataggattatgatagatagatagatagatagatagataaatgagtagatggatagaaagatagacaaatatatatatatatatatatatatatatatatatatatatatatatattgttgtttgtgtgtgtgtgtgtgtgtgtgtgtgtgtgtgtgtgtgtgtgtgtgtgtgtgtgtgtgtgtgtggtgtgtgttatgtgtgttttgtgtgtgatcatatatatatttattaatatatattatatatatatatatatatatatatatataaatatatatattatatatatatatatatatatatatatatatatatatatatatgtgtgtgtttatatatatatatatatatattatatatattatatatataatattatatattttgtgtgtgtgtgtgtgtggtgtgtgtgttgtgtgtggtgtgtgtgttgatattatatattattatatattatatatatatatatatataatatatatatatatactatatatattatatactaatatatattatataatatatatatatcattatatatatcatattatatatatataatatatatatatatatatatgtgtgtgtgtgtgtgtgtgtgtgtgtgtgtgtgtgtatgtgtgtgtgtgtgtgtgtgtgtatgagtgtgagtgtgtgtgtccacCCATTAACAAACGAGAAATTCGCACAATGCACCGAGCATCTATATACTCAATCTACATACTATAGATACTCCatctatatactatttatctatatactatatatatctatatactatatatatctatatactatgtatactccatgtatctatatctatatgctatatatactccatctatctatatactatatatatctatatactatatatacttcatctatctatatactccatctatctatatactatatatactccatctatctatatatctccatctatctatataatccatacctcagtatatatatatatatccatctactcCACACCTCAATACTCCATACCTCAAATGCAGACACATGACAGCCGTCCCAGCTGGGAGTGCGCGCTCCgagtttgtgttttttatcaAGTTTCATAAAATTAGAGCGTGAGGGATACATGTAAATGAACGTGTTCGTTTAATGCACCAGTAATAGGGGCGAGAGGATacgtgctttaaaaaaaaaaaaaagttgggaccCATGAAAACTGGGAAGGGAAATACGAGATacgaaaatgtaaaatgaaaaacggtaaaaataagattatatacgGAGGCCGTAGAAATATGCGTATGGAGGGAATTCACCCCTCAagtgatttagattttttttttattattattctctaaaACCGCTGTTTAGATAAGGTTGATGCAAATAATGtccgtcgatctctctctctctctctctctctctctctctctctctctctctctctctctctctctctctctctctctctctctctctctctctctctctctctctctcttcctccctcactcccttcctctctccttccctcccccccccttctttctctctcagaatTTCACAGATAGAAAAACTGAAATCTAATTCTCACGTCCACAGAGATACAACGAA comes from Penaeus monodon isolate SGIC_2016 chromosome 5, NSTDA_Pmon_1, whole genome shotgun sequence and encodes:
- the LOC119573039 gene encoding integrator complex subunit 6 homolog isoform X2, with the translated sequence MRSLVLLLLVVAAAHADKLFAGPPAGFQDAFDIPVPSANEILGGYLPPKEDNCIDITSTSTATRVVSSTTGGGGFGSVVTQVITSRVVSTQFRSTTIVRTNVATVGNTRTQALTQTQTSEVVRSIINTVNGPAITRNVQFTVTSTQQVQSVRYSTVRSEVTRPVEVVRTQVETSVRATTVTRSSQIVETSTVTAPVRDVVVTSTIVSNVQTTVQSQPPPRTVQSTNVVQTTVFRATTVQPPPVLRTQTRTSSQVIYATSTTSQVTQVVRTQEQVVTSTVVSTQSRVSTQVVPTTVVTTRVVGNTVVRTIDSVINRPVTVTNTRTEERTVGRASTSFVNVVRTVSRPEQVVTNRVVSTSLVNSVFYSTVGRVRTVTVTRTIPAVCGNTGYNYEAPAIPFTFGN